One window of Parabacteroides sp. FAFU027 genomic DNA carries:
- a CDS encoding DUF5916 domain-containing protein, with translation MRYLSLLLIPIVCFGHVFAVQKKSVEVLPISKPLTIDAVLDEPVYSQAKPAKDFVQLQPLNGKPSFQPSEVFLFYDQTAIYVGAHLYDSAPDSIFNFLTTRDDTGMSDYFGIYIDPYNQGQLAFGFFVTTAGVQIDLKAVKSDGDNEDASWNAVWESKTRLTSDGWIAEMRIPFSALRFSGKTGNTWGMNMFRNIRRYNSNNSWSMVDRNVSGFIHQEGEMTGLKDIKPPVRLSFSPYLATYAETKAGEKADFLYKAGMDMKYGINESFTLDMMLIPDFGQIQSDDKKLNLTPYELYYSEKRQFFTEGTELFQRGNIFYSRRIGAYPKFGGKADDALRDNEEIYYRPTETQLANATKISGRTADGWGIGFLNAVSVDSYAKLRDTITGNHRRVNIQPLTNYNVAVVDKSLPHNSYFSLINTNMMMANNSFMANVTATDFQFRDKSLKYALKAKGAISTRGDSSRETGYYGQFSLEKNRGKLQFGLNEWLYSDKYNPNDLGYLQRNNIILSEGWIYYQKVEPFSIFREVNGNLWWDYYRVFNPSTVFNHEMGYNLNMLFKNNYSFYANGGIGTDKKDYFEPRVKGRFFFTPHYYWHNLNLNTDTRKSLSFYFHIGMNAQPHTDAYSILGDGSATLRIGQHTQLNYGVSFNNAYNNIGFTDKTDNDSTIVFAKRNVKVLENILSASYMLNNRSGLTLRVRHYWSGNANKNFYYLQRDGNLLSANDYQENEDQNYNAFTVDMIFRWIFAPGSELSLGWKSAALENQDKVITNYWNNLTRYWKSPANSLSVRVLYYLDYNNLRKKKD, from the coding sequence ATGAGATATTTGAGTCTCCTGCTAATCCCGATTGTTTGCTTTGGTCATGTTTTTGCCGTACAGAAGAAGAGCGTGGAAGTCTTACCTATATCCAAACCGCTGACCATAGATGCCGTGCTTGATGAACCGGTTTATTCACAGGCTAAACCGGCAAAAGACTTTGTGCAATTGCAACCTTTAAACGGAAAACCCTCTTTCCAGCCTTCCGAAGTATTTCTTTTCTACGACCAGACCGCTATTTACGTCGGGGCGCATTTATATGACAGCGCTCCTGACAGTATCTTTAACTTTCTGACCACCCGTGATGATACGGGAATGTCTGACTATTTCGGCATTTACATTGACCCATATAATCAGGGGCAGCTTGCATTTGGCTTTTTTGTTACAACTGCCGGGGTACAGATTGACCTCAAAGCTGTAAAAAGCGATGGAGATAATGAAGATGCCAGTTGGAATGCAGTCTGGGAGAGCAAGACACGCCTTACTTCTGACGGTTGGATTGCGGAGATGCGCATTCCTTTTTCTGCATTGCGTTTTTCCGGAAAGACAGGTAATACCTGGGGCATGAATATGTTTCGCAATATCCGCCGGTATAATTCCAATAATTCCTGGAGTATGGTTGACCGCAATGTTTCGGGATTTATCCATCAGGAAGGCGAGATGACCGGTCTCAAAGATATTAAACCGCCCGTCAGACTCTCTTTCAGTCCTTATCTGGCTACTTACGCCGAAACAAAGGCCGGCGAGAAAGCCGATTTCCTCTACAAAGCCGGAATGGACATGAAATACGGCATCAACGAGAGCTTTACTCTGGATATGATGCTGATTCCTGATTTCGGGCAAATACAGTCTGATGATAAGAAGCTCAATCTGACTCCTTACGAACTTTATTACAGCGAAAAACGGCAGTTTTTTACCGAAGGAACAGAGCTTTTCCAACGGGGAAATATCTTCTACTCCCGGAGAATAGGAGCTTATCCTAAATTTGGAGGGAAAGCAGACGATGCCCTGCGGGATAATGAAGAAATCTACTACAGACCTACCGAAACCCAGCTGGCAAATGCCACGAAAATATCGGGACGTACGGCAGACGGGTGGGGGATTGGCTTTCTCAATGCCGTTTCAGTGGATTCTTATGCAAAGCTTCGCGATACCATTACAGGAAACCACCGCAGGGTTAATATTCAGCCGCTGACCAATTATAATGTTGCGGTGGTGGATAAGTCTTTGCCTCACAACTCCTATTTCAGCCTGATAAATACCAATATGATGATGGCTAATAATTCATTTATGGCCAATGTAACCGCGACTGATTTTCAGTTTCGGGATAAGAGCCTCAAATATGCATTGAAGGCAAAAGGCGCAATAAGCACACGTGGTGATTCTTCACGTGAAACGGGATATTACGGGCAGTTTTCGCTGGAAAAGAACCGGGGCAAACTGCAATTTGGCTTGAATGAATGGCTTTATTCGGATAAATACAATCCCAACGATTTAGGGTATTTGCAACGAAACAATATCATCCTCTCCGAAGGCTGGATTTATTACCAGAAGGTGGAGCCGTTTTCCATTTTCAGAGAGGTCAATGGAAATCTTTGGTGGGATTATTACCGGGTGTTTAACCCTTCGACCGTGTTTAATCACGAGATGGGATACAACCTGAATATGCTCTTCAAAAACAACTACAGTTTCTATGCCAATGGAGGTATCGGCACCGATAAGAAGGATTACTTCGAACCACGGGTGAAAGGCCGTTTTTTCTTTACTCCGCACTATTACTGGCACAATCTTAACCTGAATACTGATACCCGTAAGTCTCTCAGTTTTTATTTCCACATCGGGATGAATGCTCAACCTCATACTGATGCTTATTCCATACTTGGGGATGGTTCTGCCACATTGCGTATCGGCCAGCACACGCAACTCAATTACGGGGTGAGCTTCAACAATGCCTACAACAACATCGGCTTTACGGATAAAACGGATAACGATAGTACAATCGTTTTCGCTAAACGTAATGTCAAGGTGTTGGAAAATATCTTGAGTGCTTCCTATATGCTCAACAACCGTTCGGGACTTACGCTTCGTGTGCGCCATTACTGGTCAGGCAATGCCAACAAGAACTTTTATTATCTGCAAAGGGATGGCAATCTGCTTTCAGCAAACGATTATCAGGAGAATGAGGATCAGAACTACAACGCTTTCACAGTAGATATGATCTTCCGATGGATTTTTGCTCCGGGATCTGAGCTTTCCCTGGGATGGAAAAGTGCAGCCCTCGAAAATCAGGATAAAGTCATCACCAATTACTGGAATAATCTTACCCGATATTGGAAATCTCCGGCAAATAGCCTATCGGTACGTGTGCTCTATTATCTGGATTATAATAATCTGAGAAAGAAGAAGGATTGA
- the galK gene encoding galactokinase, whose product MKNLEIVRSTFKAKFEAEGSVYFSPGRINLIGEHTDYNGGFVLPGAVDKGMLAEIKPNGLAKIRAFSIDLNESAEFGLNEEDLPAASWARYIFGVVREISKRGGKVEGFDTVFTGDVPLGAGMSSSAALESTYAFALNDMFGLGIEKFEQAKIGQATEHNYVGVKCGIMDQFASIFGKAGHLIKLDCRSLEYEYVPFDPKGYKLVLLDSVVKHELVGSPYNRRRESCERAAATIRKNHPQVEFLRDATLDMLKEVKFELNDEDYMRAEYVIEEVQRLLDACEALKKGDYETVGKKMFGTHYGMSKLYEVSCEELDFLNDIAKECGVTGSRVMGGGFGGCTINLVKEELHDAFIEKATKDFMDKFGVSPKVYDVVIGDGSRKIC is encoded by the coding sequence ATGAAAAACCTAGAAATTGTTCGCTCTACTTTTAAAGCGAAATTTGAAGCCGAAGGCTCCGTATATTTTTCACCCGGACGTATCAACCTGATTGGCGAGCACACCGATTACAATGGTGGTTTTGTGCTCCCGGGAGCTGTGGATAAAGGCATGTTAGCCGAAATCAAGCCCAATGGCCTTGCCAAAATCCGCGCTTTCTCCATAGACCTGAATGAATCGGCTGAATTTGGCCTGAATGAAGAAGACCTGCCTGCTGCAAGCTGGGCGAGATACATCTTCGGCGTGGTACGCGAAATCAGCAAACGCGGTGGTAAGGTCGAAGGATTTGATACCGTATTTACCGGCGATGTGCCGCTGGGAGCGGGGATGTCCTCTTCGGCTGCGCTCGAAAGCACCTATGCTTTTGCGCTGAATGATATGTTTGGTCTTGGGATAGAGAAATTCGAACAGGCAAAGATTGGTCAGGCAACTGAGCACAACTACGTGGGAGTGAAGTGCGGTATCATGGACCAGTTTGCTTCCATCTTTGGAAAAGCAGGCCATTTGATTAAACTCGATTGTCGCTCGCTTGAATATGAATATGTCCCGTTTGATCCCAAAGGATACAAACTGGTATTACTCGATTCCGTTGTGAAACACGAGCTGGTAGGCTCTCCCTATAACCGCCGTCGCGAATCGTGTGAACGTGCGGCTGCAACCATTCGTAAGAATCATCCGCAGGTGGAATTTCTCCGTGATGCAACGTTGGACATGCTCAAAGAAGTTAAGTTTGAGCTGAATGATGAAGATTATATGCGTGCTGAATATGTAATCGAAGAAGTGCAACGCTTGCTTGATGCCTGTGAAGCTTTGAAAAAAGGCGATTACGAGACAGTAGGCAAGAAGATGTTTGGTACCCACTACGGTATGAGTAAGCTCTACGAAGTGAGTTGCGAAGAGCTTGATTTCCTCAATGATATAGCCAAAGAATGTGGCGTGACAGGATCGCGCGTGATGGGTGGAGGTTTTGGTGGTTGCACCATTAACTTAGTGAAAGAAGAGCTCCACGATGCCTTTATCGAAAAAGCAACCAAAGACTTTATGGATAAATTCGGCGTATCACCGAAAGTATATGATGTGGTGATTGGCGACGGTTCGCGCAAGATTTGCTGA
- the galK gene encoding galactokinase: protein MKNLEIVRSTFKEKFGTDGSVYFSPGRINLIGEHTDYNGGFVLPGAVDKGMLIELKPNGTDKIRAYSIDLKESSEFGMNEEDRPAEGWARYIFGVVRELAKRDGKAEGFDTVFTGDVPLGAGMSSSAALESAYAYALNDIFKMNIDKKQLVKVGQMTEHNYVGVNCGIMDQFASIFGKEGHLIKLDCSNMEFEYVPFEPKGYKVVLLDSVVKHALVGSPYNERRLSCERVAKEVNKKYPEVEHMCQANFDQLNAVKELVSAEDFMRAEYAVGEAERLRTACDAMTKGDFETVGKMMYGTHWGMSKLYEVSCEELDFLATVAEEAGVTGSRIMGGGFGGCTINVVKEDLYDGFIAKAKKEYSAKYGHEPKVYDVVIGEGSRKIC from the coding sequence ATGAAAAACCTAGAAATCGTTCGCTCTACATTCAAAGAAAAATTCGGTACTGACGGTTCAGTATATTTTTCACCGGGTCGTATCAACCTGATTGGTGAGCACACTGACTATAACGGTGGTTTTGTACTTCCGGGTGCAGTGGACAAAGGTATGTTGATCGAATTGAAACCTAACGGAACAGATAAAATCCGTGCATACTCTATTGACCTGAAAGAATCTTCAGAATTCGGAATGAACGAAGAAGACCGTCCGGCAGAAGGATGGGCAAGATATATCTTCGGCGTTGTTCGTGAGTTGGCAAAACGTGACGGCAAAGCTGAAGGTTTCGATACAGTATTTACCGGTGATGTGCCTCTCGGCGCTGGTATGTCTTCATCAGCTGCTTTGGAAAGCGCTTATGCGTATGCTTTGAACGATATTTTCAAAATGAATATCGACAAAAAACAGTTGGTGAAAGTAGGTCAGATGACCGAGCACAACTATGTAGGTGTAAACTGCGGTATCATGGACCAGTTTGCTTCTATCTTCGGAAAAGAAGGCCATTTGATTAAACTGGATTGCAGCAACATGGAGTTTGAGTACGTTCCATTCGAGCCTAAAGGTTACAAAGTAGTATTGCTTGACTCTGTAGTAAAACACGCGTTGGTAGGTTCTCCTTACAACGAGCGTCGTCTTTCTTGCGAGCGCGTAGCTAAAGAGGTAAACAAAAAATATCCTGAAGTAGAGCACATGTGCCAGGCTAACTTCGACCAACTGAACGCTGTGAAAGAGTTGGTAAGCGCTGAGGACTTCATGCGTGCAGAATACGCGGTAGGTGAAGCTGAGCGCCTGAGAACGGCTTGCGACGCGATGACCAAAGGTGATTTCGAAACAGTAGGTAAAATGATGTACGGAACTCACTGGGGTATGAGCAAACTTTACGAAGTGAGCTGCGAAGAGCTTGACTTCTTAGCTACTGTAGCTGAAGAAGCTGGTGTAACCGGTAGCCGTATCATGGGTGGTGGCTTCGGCGGATGTACCATCAACGTAGTAAAAGAAGATCTTTACGACGGTTTTATCGCTAAAGCGAAAAAAGAATATTCAGCTAAATACGGTCACGAACCTAAAGTGTACGATGTAGTTATCGGCGAAGGTTCTCGTAAAATCTGCTAA
- a CDS encoding MFS transporter produces MTTQQKNYALPIAMMFALFFMIAFVTGLPSPMGVIVAKQFGATNFESQLGFLGNFLAYAFMGIPAGLMLKKIGYKKTALAAIVVGFTGVGVQFLSGQVGSFTVYLVGAFISGFSMCMLNTVVNPMLNTLGGGGNKGNKLLQFGGSINSIGATITPMLVGFLMGAAAGRTIEKANPALFLAMGIFALAFVVLYFVNIPEPHLETAESKKEVHHHSPLSFRHFIFGAIAIFIYVGIEIGIPSTANLFMTAGKDASNPGLGIDATIAGSIVGIYWLLMLVGRLVGASIGSKVSSKAMMTFVSSLGLVLVTLAIVSPQSLAVTLPVIGAQVPVSVMFLVLCGLCTSIMWGGTFNLAVEGLGKYTAAGAGIFMVMVCGGGIVPLLQGWVSDHFGYLNSYWVMFACLAYMLFYALIGCKNVNKDIPVE; encoded by the coding sequence ATGACAACACAACAAAAAAACTATGCATTGCCAATCGCAATGATGTTTGCGCTGTTCTTTATGATTGCCTTCGTGACCGGTTTGCCAAGTCCGATGGGGGTGATCGTTGCTAAACAATTCGGAGCTACCAACTTTGAGTCTCAGCTGGGATTCCTCGGTAACTTCCTCGCTTATGCTTTCATGGGTATTCCTGCCGGTTTAATGCTGAAAAAAATCGGTTACAAAAAAACAGCTTTGGCTGCAATTGTAGTAGGTTTCACCGGAGTTGGCGTACAGTTTCTTTCAGGTCAGGTCGGTAGCTTTACCGTATATCTGGTAGGTGCATTTATCTCAGGTTTCTCTATGTGTATGTTGAATACCGTAGTTAACCCGATGTTGAATACCCTTGGCGGTGGCGGTAACAAAGGAAACAAGTTGCTGCAATTCGGAGGTTCTATCAACTCTATCGGTGCTACAATCACTCCGATGTTGGTTGGTTTCCTTATGGGAGCAGCAGCCGGTCGTACCATCGAAAAAGCTAACCCTGCCTTGTTCCTGGCTATGGGTATCTTTGCGTTGGCATTTGTAGTATTGTACTTTGTAAATATCCCTGAGCCTCACCTTGAAACAGCTGAGTCTAAAAAAGAGGTTCACCACCACAGCCCGCTTTCTTTCCGTCACTTCATCTTCGGAGCTATCGCTATCTTTATCTATGTGGGTATTGAAATCGGTATTCCAAGTACAGCTAACTTGTTCATGACAGCTGGAAAGGATGCTTCCAATCCCGGTCTTGGTATTGATGCTACAATTGCAGGAAGTATTGTAGGAATTTATTGGTTGTTGATGCTTGTTGGCCGTCTGGTAGGAGCTTCAATCGGTTCGAAAGTGTCAAGTAAAGCGATGATGACGTTTGTATCAAGCTTAGGACTTGTTTTGGTAACTCTGGCTATTGTTAGCCCGCAATCTTTAGCCGTAACTCTTCCAGTTATTGGTGCTCAGGTTCCTGTTAGCGTTATGTTCCTTGTACTTTGCGGATTGTGTACATCAATCATGTGGGGTGGAACATTTAACTTGGCTGTAGAAGGTTTGGGTAAATATACTGCTGCCGGTGCCGGTATCTTCATGGTAATGGTTTGCGGTGGTGGTATCGTGCCATTGCTCCAGGGATGGGTATCTGACCACTTTGGTTACCTGAACAGCTACTGGGTAATGTTTGCATGTTTGGCTTACATGTTGTTCTATGCATTGATTGGCTGCAAAAACGTAAACAAAGATATTCCTGTAGAATAA
- a CDS encoding aldose epimerase family protein, giving the protein METQHTLSGLKRTDFQTEINGKKTDLFVLTNKNGCEMCVTNLGCFPVSLMVPDKNGKMTDVVLGYQTIKGYTDNQPTYLGAVIGRYGNRIAKGKFTLDGKEYSLATNNGPNNLHGGKVGFDSKVWDAKQTDAQTLEMTLVSPDMEEGFPGTLTVKMIYKLTDENVFHISYEATTDKPTLCNLTNHSFFNLSGAGDEYVGDHIMQINASLYTPADDVSIPFGEIVKVEGTPMDFTTPQTIGSRIDEDFNQLVWGNGYDHNYVIDKKYPGELVVCARTVSPKTGIVLETITNEPGVQLYTGNWLGDFEGKAGKKYPKRSAFCLETQHFPDSPNKPHFPSTVLRPGEVYGSICEYKFSVEK; this is encoded by the coding sequence ATGGAAACACAACACACACTTTCCGGCTTGAAAAGAACAGACTTTCAAACCGAAATCAATGGCAAAAAAACAGACCTTTTCGTATTAACCAACAAGAACGGTTGCGAAATGTGCGTAACCAACCTGGGTTGCTTTCCCGTTTCGTTAATGGTGCCGGATAAAAACGGCAAAATGACCGATGTGGTTTTGGGCTACCAGACTATTAAAGGTTATACTGATAATCAACCTACATATCTTGGTGCGGTAATCGGTCGTTACGGAAACCGTATTGCTAAAGGTAAATTTACATTAGACGGCAAAGAATATTCATTGGCTACAAATAATGGCCCGAATAACCTTCACGGAGGAAAAGTCGGCTTTGACTCAAAAGTGTGGGATGCAAAACAGACCGATGCACAAACGCTCGAAATGACTCTGGTTTCTCCCGATATGGAAGAAGGTTTCCCCGGCACATTAACCGTAAAAATGATTTACAAGCTGACTGACGAAAATGTTTTCCACATCTCTTACGAAGCTACTACTGATAAACCGACCCTTTGCAACCTGACCAACCACTCATTCTTCAACCTTTCAGGTGCCGGTGACGAGTATGTAGGTGACCATATCATGCAAATCAATGCCTCTCTTTATACTCCTGCTGATGATGTTTCTATCCCATTCGGAGAAATCGTAAAAGTGGAAGGTACACCAATGGACTTTACTACTCCACAGACGATTGGCTCACGTATCGATGAAGACTTCAATCAACTGGTTTGGGGTAATGGTTATGACCACAATTATGTAATTGACAAGAAATATCCGGGCGAACTGGTTGTTTGTGCGAGAACAGTTTCTCCGAAAACCGGTATCGTGCTTGAAACTATCACTAACGAACCGGGTGTTCAGCTTTATACCGGTAACTGGTTGGGTGATTTCGAAGGTAAAGCCGGTAAAAAATACCCAAAACGCAGTGCATTCTGCCTCGAAACACAACACTTCCCCGATTCACCGAATAAACCACACTTCCCATCTACTGTTCTTCGTCCGGGAGAAGTGTATGGCAGCATCTGCGAATACAAATTTTCTGTAGAGAAATAA
- a CDS encoding LptF/LptG family permease, giving the protein MFKRIDIYIIKKFLGTYVFSIGLIVVLAVVFDLNEKIDKLIENEAPAKAIIFDYYLNFIPYFSNLFSPLFTFIAVIFFTSKLADNSEVIAMLSSGMSLNRLMRPYMFSALVIAVANLLLSSFIIPPANVKRIKFQNTYIKNKGVDFAHNIQLKVDSNVIAHFDSYDKPTKTGSSFSLERFDGKTLKSRLTATSIKYDTLHHWVVKDYLIRNLAGKQEQIKRGSSLDTTIAIEPTDFLISLGDQEKMNTPSLHKYISKQVKRGFANIKAFEIEYHRRFAMAFASFILTTIGISISSRKVKGGMGVNIGIGLGLSFAYILFMTISSSFAVSGLTSAAVAVWIPNVIFSGLALYLYSKAPR; this is encoded by the coding sequence ATGTTTAAGAGAATAGATATTTACATTATCAAGAAGTTTTTGGGGACTTATGTGTTTTCCATTGGTTTGATAGTTGTGTTAGCAGTTGTATTTGACCTGAATGAGAAGATTGATAAGCTGATTGAAAATGAAGCTCCGGCAAAAGCAATCATTTTTGACTATTACCTCAATTTTATTCCCTATTTCTCTAATCTCTTTAGTCCGCTGTTTACCTTCATTGCGGTAATCTTTTTTACCTCCAAACTGGCTGATAATTCAGAGGTTATTGCTATGTTGTCGAGTGGAATGAGTCTTAACCGACTGATGCGACCGTATATGTTTTCTGCGTTGGTGATTGCGGTGGCCAATTTGCTGCTCAGTTCTTTTATTATCCCTCCGGCCAATGTTAAACGGATTAAATTTCAAAATACTTATATAAAGAATAAAGGAGTAGATTTTGCTCACAATATTCAGCTAAAAGTGGATAGTAATGTCATAGCCCATTTTGATAGTTACGATAAACCCACAAAGACCGGTTCTAGTTTTTCCCTGGAACGCTTTGATGGGAAAACGCTGAAATCGAGACTTACCGCAACTTCTATAAAATACGATACTCTTCATCATTGGGTTGTAAAAGACTATCTTATTCGTAATCTGGCAGGAAAACAAGAGCAAATAAAACGCGGAAGTTCCCTGGATACTACCATTGCGATTGAACCAACAGACTTCCTAATTTCGTTGGGGGACCAGGAAAAAATGAATACTCCTTCACTGCACAAATATATTTCGAAACAGGTCAAACGTGGATTTGCCAATATCAAGGCATTTGAAATCGAGTACCATCGTCGTTTTGCTATGGCATTTGCCTCATTTATTCTTACCACCATTGGGATTTCTATCTCTTCCCGTAAGGTGAAAGGAGGTATGGGGGTAAATATTGGAATCGGTCTTGGTTTAAGTTTTGCGTACATCTTATTTATGACTATATCGTCTTCGTTTGCTGTAAGCGGACTTACTTCTGCGGCTGTTGCAGTATGGATTCCGAACGTTATTTTTTCCGGACTGGCGCTTTATTTGTATTCTAAAGCTCCCCGGTAA
- the tgt gene encoding tRNA guanosine(34) transglycosylase Tgt: MDFKLHHTDSKTNARAGEITTDHGTILTPIFMPVGTVASVKAVHIQELKNDINAQIILGNTYHLYLRPGLDILEKAGGLHKFNGWDRPILTDSGGFQVFSLSAIRKLKEEGAEFRSHIDGSKHFFTPENVVDIQRIIGADITMAFDECPPGDSDYNYAKKSLELTQRWLDRGLKRFSETEGKYGYSQTFFPIVQGCVYPDLRRRAAEYIAEKGCDGNAIGGLAVGEPTEKMYEMIEVVNEILPTDKPRYLMGVGTPANILEAIERGVDMFDCVMPTRNGRNGMLFTKDGIMNMKNKKWADDFSPIEIDGASEVDRLYSKAYLRHLFVSDELLALQIASIHNLAFYVWLTQEARRHILAGDFAEWKREMVKRVSTRL; encoded by the coding sequence ATGGATTTCAAACTACACCACACCGACTCCAAAACCAATGCCCGTGCAGGCGAGATTACGACTGATCACGGTACCATTCTTACCCCGATTTTTATGCCGGTGGGAACCGTTGCCTCAGTGAAAGCGGTTCATATTCAGGAGTTGAAAAACGATATCAATGCCCAGATTATTTTGGGAAATACCTATCACCTTTATCTTCGTCCGGGTCTCGATATACTCGAAAAAGCTGGTGGATTGCACAAATTCAACGGATGGGATCGTCCTATCCTGACCGATAGTGGTGGCTTTCAGGTATTTTCGCTTTCGGCAATACGTAAACTGAAAGAAGAAGGAGCAGAGTTTCGTTCGCACATTGACGGTTCGAAGCATTTCTTTACACCTGAAAATGTGGTGGATATCCAACGTATTATCGGTGCCGATATTACCATGGCATTTGACGAATGTCCCCCGGGGGATTCCGACTACAACTATGCCAAAAAGTCCTTGGAACTGACTCAGCGTTGGTTGGACCGCGGTTTGAAGCGCTTTAGCGAAACGGAAGGTAAATACGGATATAGCCAGACTTTCTTCCCGATTGTACAGGGGTGTGTATATCCAGATCTTCGCCGTCGTGCAGCTGAGTATATTGCAGAAAAAGGATGTGATGGAAATGCCATCGGCGGCCTTGCGGTAGGAGAGCCTACTGAGAAAATGTACGAGATGATCGAAGTAGTGAATGAAATTCTGCCAACCGATAAACCCCGTTATCTGATGGGAGTGGGTACACCGGCAAATATCCTGGAAGCGATTGAACGTGGCGTGGATATGTTTGATTGTGTGATGCCTACCCGTAATGGTCGTAATGGTATGCTATTTACTAAAGATGGCATCATGAATATGAAGAATAAGAAATGGGCGGATGATTTTTCTCCAATTGAGATTGATGGTGCTTCGGAAGTGGACCGTCTCTATTCGAAAGCCTATTTGCGTCACCTGTTTGTCAGTGATGAATTGTTGGCCCTGCAAATTGCATCAATCCACAACCTGGCATTTTATGTGTGGTTGACACAGGAAGCCCGTCGTCATATATTAGCCGGGGATTTTGCCGAATGGAAAAGAGAAATGGTAAAAAGAGTGTCCACACGTCTGTAA